A genome region from Trichoderma asperellum chromosome 7, complete sequence includes the following:
- a CDS encoding uncharacterized protein (EggNog:ENOG41) — translation MQLITSAQQVGKPSTLLTSNMTGSTYFDAMFFGEGCACGSVTFTPGARTFWHTHEKGQILFVTQGSGLIQSEGQEPRKLKVGDVVYIPGGEKHWHGAAPDTVMTHMAVALGGCDWHEEVDQNKYESAHRSSD, via the exons ATGCAGCTTATCACTTCAGCACAGCAGGTTGGCAAACCCTCAACCTTGCTGACCTCCAACATGACTGGATCCACCTACTTCGACGCAATGTTTTTCGGGGAGGGATGTGCATGTGGCAGCGTTACATTCACTCCTGGTGCTCGAACATTTTGGCATACCCATGAAAAGGGACAGATTCTGTTTGTTACACAGGGTAGCGGTCTCATCCAGTCCGAGGGCCAAGAGCCGCGGAAACTAAAGGTTGGAGATGTGGTATACATTCCTGGTGGTGAGAAGCACTGGCACGGTGCAGCACCAGATACTGTCATGACACATATGGCGGTAGCATTGGGAG GATGCGACTGGCATGAGGAAGTAGACCAGAATAAATACGAGAGCGCGCATAGGAGCAGTGATTGA
- a CDS encoding uncharacterized protein (EggNog:ENOG41~TransMembrane:1 (i55-74o)): MKLLNCFVGGTTGGHTSEMEGTFKELMATINSYPIQVHLHRFTSILCKMPFPSQITVLVASVIVAAAILLYRAALPKPIPGIPYDEKSATRLLGDVPRALSHYKNTGEMMSFLAQKCQELNSPMIQVFMRPFGRPWVIMCDGREAQDIMSRRGREFDRGDMFRDFFAAIIPHQQSVLPTNDQWRHNRRLVADTMSVPFLNNVATYRVYENTIDLIDLWRQKLRLAPKHAFDVYKDVQYCTVDTIWAATFGSSLGISKSQADYLSNLDHIALPPDSKKTVAEIPEGEFPEGWHTLTTIVRSFEIPMNSPLGRHHHWFAIKFYPSYRRAMASRNRLIGSKIEQAWNTFGRGDAADEDKLRCAVDLVVQREVTLAKKQGRAPDRESKFLFDEMAGFLQAGFETTSSTLNWGVKYLTQYQDVQKKLRASLRATHKAAFDKGEQPGAEEIAKARDVYLEAFIDEVMRHSGILSSNIRKATEDVEVLGYRIPKGTDLWMLTNGPSFHSPAFPIDEQKRSTSSREYKGDTERWSTHEDLEVFRPERWLKKESDQGAENGGITFDARAAPLQTFGAGIRGCFGKRLAYLEQRVIYTLMVWNFEFQSIPESMGDFGANDILTHTPKYVRVMLAEAK, from the exons ATGAAGCTTTTGAACTGCTTTGTTGGTGGTACCACCGGTGGGCACACCTCCGAAATGGAGGGAACCTTTAAAGAGCTTATGGCCACAATTAACTCATACCCGATTCAGGTCCATCTCCACCGTTTCACATCAATCCTCTGCAAAATGCCATTTCCATCGCAAATTACAGTTCTGGTGGCTTCTGtcattgttgctgctgccattctGCTATACAGAGCGGCTCTGCCTAAACCTATCCCA GGCATTCCATACGATGAAAAGTCTGCCACACGTTTATTGG GCGATGTCCCACGTGCGCTCAGTCACTACAAAAACACGGGCGAGATGATGTCTTTCCTCGCACAAAAATGCCAAGAGCTCAACTCTCCGATGATTCAAGTGTTTATGAGGCCCTTTGGTAGACCCTGGGTGATTATGTGTGATGGGAGAGA AGCACAAGATATCATGTCAAGGAGGGGACGCGAATTCGACCGAGGAGACATGTTTCGGGATTTCTTTGCGGCAATAATACCGCATCAGCAGTCTGTCCTGCCTACTAACGATCAATGGAGGCACAATCGGCGTCTG GTAGCAGACACTATGTCGGTTCCATTCCTAAACAATGTTGCTACATACAGGGTCTACGAGAACACTATTGATCTCATTGATCTCTGGCGCCAAAAGCTTAGGCTGGCTCCGAAGCACGCGTTCGATGTTTATAAAGATGTTCAATACTGCACTGTAGATACAATTTGGGCTGCTACCTTCGGATCGTCTCTTGGTATAAGCAAGTCTCAGGCCGACTACTTATCCAATCTCGACCACAttgctcttcctcctgaTAGCAAGAAAACTGTTGCCGAAATACCAGAGGGGGAATTCCCCGAGGGTTGGCATACTTTGACTACCATTGTTCGAAGCTTCGAAATTCCCATGAACTCCCCTCTTGGACGCCACCACCACT GGTTTGCTATTAAATTCTATCCCTCTTATCGCCGCGCGATGGCATCAAGAAACAGGTTAATCGGCAGCAAGATCGAACAAGCGTGGAACACCTTTGGACGTGGTGACGCAGCCGATGAGGACAAATTGAGGTGTGCAGTCGACCTGGTTGTCCAGCGTGAGGTCACCCTGGCCAAGAAACAAGGCAGGGCACCCGATCGTGAATCTAAGTTTCTTTTTGATGAAATGGCTGGCTTTCTCCAGGCTGGTTTCGAAACTACATCATCCACGCTCAACTGGGGGGTTAAGTACTTGACTCAATACCAGGACGTCCAGAAAAAGCTACGAGCAAGCCTACGAGCTACTCACAAAGCGGCTTTCGACAAGGGAGAACAACCTGGTGCTGAGGAAATCGCCAAAGCAAGAGATGTGTACCTGGAAGCGTTCATTGACGAGGTGATGCGTCACTCTGGCATTCTGTCATCAAATATCCGCAAGGCTACCGAAGATGTGGAGGTTTTGGGGTACCGTATTCCAAAAGGCACGGATTTATGGATGCTG ACAAACGGGCCAAGCTTTCATTCGCCTGCATTCCCCATTGATGAGCAAAAACGCAGTACATCAAGCCGAGAATACAAAGGGGATACTGAAAGATGGAGCACCCACGAAGATTTGGAGGTTTTCCGGCCAGAGCGATGGCTGAAGAAGGAATCCGACCAGGGCGCCGAAAATGGCGGGATAACTTTCGATGCCCGCGCGGCCCCTCTTCAGACATTTGGTGCTGGTATTCGCGGATGCTTCG GCAAGCGACTGGCATATCTTGAGCAGAGAGTGATATATACCTTGATGGTTTGGAACTTTGAGTTTCAGAGCATCCCTGAATCGATGGGGGATTTCGGGGCCAATGACATCCTGACACACACGCCGAAATATGTTCGAGTTATGTTGGCGGAAGCAAAATAG
- a CDS encoding uncharacterized protein (EggNog:ENOG41~TransMembrane:2 (o18-35i56-73o)) — protein sequence MDSKILESGDFIFRPRSWPVQIQIIFVVFMIYRVYSCLTRNRPYVGIPIAQIEQKGIHFLIQLFLPGLSWMISPQEVLAKGKAISKTTDGIYQLRASGGYKIVLPRRYAEEIRNNEYMTFGGSCKKDFHSTQPGFEAMLEGLREDRLVIDAVHKLVQNLGVILPSMIDEANFSITKWFGDKEDEWRTFKLNDAAVDIVARIVTRATIGIDFARNEEWIRISRDHAVSTFISSVILHQVPALLRPVLVWIIPECRKLRKQVADSKRLLAPKVRAIEEGLRDGRKRPATANVFTWLMDVAKGRHINFVLAQMSISEASIHSTSEMLTRMIIQCCKTPELVNDLREEIARVLEEEGGWSKAAPYKMKLLDSFMREISRHQPMGIAGMLRDVRRDVKLSNGVVLPAGGLVMVEDDGVVDPDVNPHPETFDARRYLHLRQQPNGEARHQFVTTSPDNLLFGLGNNQCPGRQFASNEIKIMFSFMLLRYDWRFPPGFVLPSPVYFESRVAAPITMVQCRRRQEAKDLLKVKIAA from the exons ATGGATTCAAAGATCTTAGAAAGCGGAGATTTCATCTTCCGCCCAAGGAGCTGGCCAGTTCAGATCCAAATCATATTTGTTGTATTTATGATCTATAGGGTCTACTCATGTCTAACTCGCAACCGACCGTATGTGGGGATTCCAATAGCTCAGATAGAGCAGAAGGGTATTCATTTTTTGATTCAACTTTTTCTCCCAGGCTTGTCTTGGATGATATCACCCCAAGAGGTCCTAGCCAAGGGGAAAGCCATCAGCAAGACCACCGACGGCATCTACCAACTGCGAGCCTCTGGAGGATACAAGATCGTACTCCCAAG GCGCTATGCAGAAGAGATCCGCAACAACGAATACATGACGTTTGGCGGTTCATGCAAAAAGGATTTCCATTCTACACAG CCCGGTTTTGAAGCAATGCTAGAAGGCTTACGCGAAGACCGTCTCGTCATAGATGCCGTACACAAGCTTGTTCAGAATCTAGGCGTAATTCTTCCATCTATGATAGACGAAGCCAATTTCAGCATTACAAAGTGGTTTGGAGATAAGGAGGACGAATGGCGAACCTTTAAGCTCAACGATGCTGCGGTGGATATCGTTGCCCGAATTGTCACACGAGCGACCATTGGCATTGACTTTGCGAGAAATGAG GAGTGGATTCGCATCTCAAGAGACCATGCGGTCTCTACATTCATTTCATCTGTCATCTTGCACCAAGTACCAGCGCTCTTAAGACCAGTCCTAGTTTGGATTATACCAGAATGTAGGAAGTTACGGAAACAGGTAGCAGATTCTAAGCGCCTTCTAGCCCCCAAAGTGCGAGCAATCGAGGAGGGGCTTCGGGATGGCAGAAAGCGGCCTGCGACTGCCAATGTTTTTACGTGGCTAATGGACGTTGCTAAAGGTCGCCACATTAACTTTGTACTCGCGCAGATGAGTATTAGCGAGGCAAGCATTCATTCTACGTCCGAAATGTTGACTCGAATGATCATACAATGTTGCAAGACTCCCGAACTGGTCAATGATTTACGCGAAGAGATCGCTCGCGTtttggaggaagaggggggATGGTCAAAGGCAGCACCTTACAAGATGAAACTGCTCGACTCATTTATGAGAGAAATTTCGCGGCACCAACCTATGGGCATCG CCGGAATGTTACGAGACGTAAGGCGCGATGTAAAACTTTCCAATGGTGTGGTACTACCTGCTGGCGGGCTTGTAATGGTagaagatgatggcgttGTCGATCCTGATGTTAACCCTCATCCGGAAACGTTTGATGCAAGGAGATACTTGCATCTAAGACAGCAGCCAAATGGAGAAGCCCGACATCAATTCGTAACTACTTCGCCTGACAACTTGCTGTTTGGATTAGGCAATAACCAATGTCCAG GAAGGCAGTTTGCGAGTAATGAAATCAAGATCATGTTCAGTTTTATGCTGCTCAGATATGATTGGAGATTTCCACCGGGCTTTGTTCTTCCCAGTCCAGTCTATTTTGAAAGCAGAGTTGCGGCCCCAATTACCATGGTGCAATGCCGTCGAAGACAGG